A single Callithrix jacchus isolate 240 chromosome 4, calJac240_pri, whole genome shotgun sequence DNA region contains:
- the LOC128931888 gene encoding double homeobox protein A-like: MGAAKAYGLHTPEWQPKPYLEQNSFSKKKKSRHWLSLQDSSSVAEDTSSHKMVETNHRRSRTKFTEDQLKILINTFNQKPYLGCATRQKLALEINTEESRIQNWFQNRRARFGFRKRPGSETLESSQSHGQDQSDTDFQSREARRCRAVYGTFQLCTLIEAVTKNPHPGIHYREQLAKEIGVPELRVQIWFQNRRSRFHLQRKRELVFLEPEDQGKISEGLQGAEDTQNGTNFPSDSHPSRARAW; the protein is encoded by the exons ATGGgagctgccaaggcttatggGTTGCACACTCCAGAATGGCAGCCCAAGCCATATCTG gagcaaaactccttctcaaaaaaaaaaaagtccagacacTGGCTCAGTCTCCAGGACTCTTCCAGCGTGGCCGAGGACACCTCTTCACACAAGATGGTAGAAACAAATCATAGGCGCAGCCGCACCAAATTCACAGAAGATCAGTTGAAAATCCTCATCAATACCTTCAATCAAAAGCCCTACCTAGGTTGTGCCACCAGACAAAAACTTGCTTTAGAAATCAACACAGAAGAGTCCAGAATCCAGAATTGGTTTCAGAATCGAAGAGCTAGGTTTGGATTCCGGAAAAGACCAGGATCTGAGACTTTAGAATCAAGCCAGAGCCATGGGCAAGACCAATCTGATACGGATTTTCAAAGTAGAGAAGCCAGACGGTGTCGTGCCGTGTACGGCACCTTTCAGTTATGCACTCTCATTGAGGCAGTTACGAAAAACCCACACCCTGGGATTCATTACAGAGAACAGCTTGCTAAGGAAATTGGTGTTCCAGAGTTAAGAGTCCAAATTTGGTTCCAAAATCGAAGATCTAGATTTCATCTCCAGAGAAAAAGGGAACTTGTGTTCTTAGAACCAGAAGACCAGGGCAAGATTTCTGAGGGACTGCAAGGTGCAGAAGATACACAAAATGGCACCAACTTCCCCAGCGACTCTCATCCCTCTAGAGCCAGAGCATGGTGA